A stretch of DNA from Silene latifolia isolate original U9 population unplaced genomic scaffold, ASM4854445v1 scaffold_222, whole genome shotgun sequence:
ATGGGCACGACGTGttcgttcaaaggaaaccggagcccgtactccaattgcacgatgtacacgccgatatgacCGGGGGAGGACGAGACCGCCCGACCCTCCCGAGGgaaaacaattttatacccctcaccaaGGAAGAAGTGATCTCCGAAAAGAGTTTCCCCGGAGTCGCTGCGAATTTATTTGTCCAGGTacggtcgaggccagtcgtgcaggcctcacCATGGTCTGGAATAGCCCTCCTCCCACCACCAACGGAAGCCCCCTCACCACGATCCGGAGTGATAATCCTCCCGCCATCACCGGGAGCcccctcatcatcatcctcatcttccAACTCCTCCAGGAGGGGCGGATCGGCCTACGGGGAAGGAGActtagggcccccaaaccttagcgggatggcctcaaagcacctcctcctcatcaagacgcgacggggaaccccggcGCGAAGTACCAATCCCGGCAtcgaagacatgattcacaacaaattaccaaagaagaaaaaaataaaagtttgcttgtttaccttaaagaaaaacactcgccggatcagatactccgaagattaagaagaagaaaacccttgaaagtttggagagatgaagattttagagaaaaattttcgaaaataaaatggaggccaaaatcacggaataacttccctatttatagagaaaagcccatgaagaaggaccaatcagggcacagcccatgaagtgtcaaccaatcagcgaacacacacgtgtcaagcatgcaaccgcggaatgtcaatcgtcgcaacagttgaatgtcaatcaatgcaacagtgaccaagcgtcttcaacaagCCTATTCACATCTCTGCGACTGTTCATTTCAAGCAAATTCCTGGGTATCTACTCTCCGCCGGCTACCGATCAACCAAGTCATGGAGCACGCACGGGGCAATCAAAGTCAACCAAGCACTctccctggtctcggccagcgtcatgttccttttccacatcggataccctttacgcatccatgtggaggggggatatggtatatggtgcggcctaacaagagccacgcCGGTACACAAGAAGACACCGATACAGGAAATTTGCGGAAGTTTGTGCAGAATATatgctcagcatacatcggagcccataccacggcatagactacgctgggggcaaattgatggggcatattctgcaccgctgaccaaagtcaacacactgagcaaggtcaaagatatccacaaagcaagtcaacgacttagatcgtctagccgatgcatcccatcggccaaCTAGCCGAGCGTCTCGGCCGACAACCCGAcggccgggacacatacccgcgtactcatatccaagaccctctcAGGCCCGCCATAGgttcatcggccgagggtagaacggtctttccacctgataagccacttggccacttggccactacgtgacaaaaggtgaaagcctataaatactcctcaaccttctttgaggaaaggatctcacaactgaacctaaatacactattcatctggtaacatctctcttatctctctacaatacattcctagccaattagcatacaacttatacctctaagttcactgacttgggcgtcggagtgggtacgcttggcacaaagccaagccctcagttcgttcattgttgcaggggaGGCCGAGGGAGACGATAGAAGCACGGAGGGTCTAacccaagacattattctacaagccacgggtggtaacgatacttgctctggaattatacccggaacaaaaACAATAATACCATTGCTTCATTAGTCATAGTTTTACGACTTTGGTCTCGCCTTAATTTATAATGGAACCGTCTTAAAATAGTTTTATTATCATTTATGTttgaatttatttcatcgtaTAGGTCTATATGTAAAACATGGACTAAGTCTATGTATTATTTAATAGTtacataaaaataataattaatttgtatgtttATCCAAGATGCTAAAACAATGATATAAAATCTATGTAAATGAATATAGACATGGGACGAAGTGAAAATCTACCCGGGTCATAATTTTACTCTAACTTCGTCCCTGCAGTATTATTGTTATGATATAATTAGGATTATTACTATTGCGTGGTATTAGATATCCTAGTTTGTGTAATAGTAGGATTTGATTGTATACAATTCGAAAATCTATATAAACCAAGTTATCCAATTGTATTTTCAACAATTCAAAAACAGAAACAAAATCATCCTCTCCAAGAGCTTATCTAACAAACAATGGCATCAACGAAGAAGAAGATGACGATAATGACGGTGTTATTCGTGATTTTGATGTCGTGGACAACAACAAAAGCACAAGATATCAGTGCCGGAGAGACATGTATTCAAGCGTTGGTACCATGTGTACCGTACCTAGGTTTCTCAAACCCACCGCCGGTTTGCTGTGATCCTCTTAAGATGGCGATTCAGACGCAACTCCCGTGCCTTTGCGCCGTTATCAGCGACCCTACCCTTGGTACCATGTTCAATATGACTCAGGTTTTACAACTTCCTCAAGATTGTGGCATCAAAGATGTTGGCCCTAGTATGTGTACTCAAGGTATACTGCTACTTATGTTTATTTTTCACGAATTATTTACGTTTCATTAAAATACTCTTtatcacccaaaaaaaaaaagaacatattgtttattagtttgtaAAGTATAGTCAACAATATTACGAGATTTACGACTCACTATCGAATGTAGAAATTATAAAAGATTGTAACGTTATACTAATGACAACATAATTGTAACTTGTGCAGGTACTCCTAGTTCTGGATCGTCTAGCACACCGGCACCATCAACCTCTACATCCTCTAAGACTTCACCTTCATCAGAACCAACACCATCAGCAGCCACTTCCTCGTCCAAGACACCGCCTTCTCCACCTCTCGGTAACGGTTCTTCAAGGAGCATTGCTTTGGCAGGACCAATTTCCAGCTTGATGTTGCTTTTCACAGTGTTGACCTTCTACTAGGTGCTCCTAAATCAGGACCAAAATGAATTtctaatttattttattaattagcgTTAATACGTCATGCATCGATTGGTTTAAATATTACTCGTAGGATTTAATTGGTTTTGCTGTCAAATATGTTATTGTAATATAAAACGTtaattaatattgtgtttgtttcaatcatttatttatctcGTATTTAAATTGTGTTTTGCATATAACTTCGACTTCTTGTTGAAGATATTAGGGTATATTCTAATATACCGTAATCGGAATAATATAAGTATTAGAATAAGATGTTATATTATTGTGATATTAGTTGATACGATATTCTAAGTACTATAAATATAGTACCATTGTATTCACTCAGATTACGATGGAACGAATATCAATCAATACAGTTACTCTTACGTAGGATCTCTATCGCAGCGGAACAAATTAGCTAGTCTAATTTGTTGTTGATCATACCGTTCAGGGATTGGAAATGCTCAAAATACTACCAATACAGCACAATTTCTGTTTAGTGTATTAAATAAGGGAAATAGCTCGCACAACAGGAACGGTCGGGAAGAGCGGCATGCAATCGGAGTCGAATCAGCCACACATTCGATGGAGTATAAATATGACAAATCTCACAACATT
This window harbors:
- the LOC141638885 gene encoding uncharacterized protein LOC141638885 gives rise to the protein MASTKKKMTIMTVLFVILMSWTTTKAQDISAGETCIQALVPCVPYLGFSNPPPVCCDPLKMAIQTQLPCLCAVISDPTLGTMFNMTQVLQLPQDCGIKDVGPSMCTQGTPSSGSSSTPAPSTSTSSKTSPSSEPTPSAATSSSKTPPSPPLGNGSSRSIALAGPISSLMLLFTVLTFY